A single window of Zea mays cultivar B73 chromosome 10, Zm-B73-REFERENCE-NAM-5.0, whole genome shotgun sequence DNA harbors:
- the LOC109943104 gene encoding BTB/POZ and TAZ domain-containing protein 2, producing the protein MVLYADLDALRASAADVRIVTSDGQTIAAHSYVLASASPVLERMIHRARRGWGAADCTVAVFGVPSDAVIAFLHLLYSSRVAPGTEEELVAAHGPQLLALAHAYRVEWLKRAAEAAVSARLTADRAVDMLKLARLCDAPLLYARCARLAAKDFAAVEATDGWRFARRHDPALELELLQLLEGADQRRARWARARASQEAYRQLGEAMGSLDCIFDAASAGPGTCRDGDATCQGLRLLMRHFAACARKAAPGGCARCKRMLQLFRLHASVCDRAELQDQPCRVPFCSHFRAKMQAEKADKTWRLLVKKVRRARAMVSLANRQVPEVVAMSWVKYSSSKWARN; encoded by the exons ATGGTGCTGTACGCCGATCTCGACGCGCTCCGGGCGTCGGCGGCCGACGTGCGGATCGTCACGTCGGACGGCCAGACCATCGCCGCACACTCCTACGTTCTT GCCTCGGCGTCGCCGGTGCTGGAGAGGATGATCCACAGGGCGCGCCGCGGGTGGGGCGCCGCCGACTGCACTGTCGCTGTCTTCGGCGTCCCCTCCGACGCCGTCATCGCCTTCCTCCACCTACTCTACTCCTCCAG GGTGGCGCCCGGAACGGAGGAGGAGCTGGTGGCCGCGCACGGGCCGCAGCTGCTGGCGCTGGCGCACGCGTACCGCGTCGAGTGGCTGAAGCGCGCCGCCGAGGCCGCCGTGTCGGCGCGGCTGACCGCGGACCGCGCCGTGGACATGCTCAAGCTGGCCAGGCTCTGCGACGCGCCGCTGCTGTACGCGCGGTGCGCGCGCCTGGCCGCCAAGGACTTCGCCGCCGTCGAGGCGACCGACGGGTGGCGCTTCGCGCGGCGCCACGACCCGGCGCTGGAGCTGGAGCTCCTCCAGCTGCTGGAGGGCGCGGACCAGCGGCGGGCGCggtgggcgcgggcgcgggcgtcgCAGGAGGCGTACCGGCAGCTCGGCGAGGCCATGGGCTCCCTCGACTGCATCTTCGACGCGGCGTCCGCAGGCCCGGGAACGTGCCGGGACGGCGACGCCACGTGCCAGGGCCTTCGGCTGCTGATGCGGCATTTCGCCGCGtgcgcgcgcaaggccgcgccGGGCGGCTGCGCGCGGTGCAAGCGCATGCTGCAGCTCTTCCGCCTCCACGCCTCCGTCTGCGACCGGGCCGAGCTACAGGACCAGCCGTGCCGTGTGCCGTTCTGCAG CCATTTCAGGGCGAAGATGCAAGCTGAGAAAGCGGACAAGACATGGCGGCTCCTGGTGAAGAAGGTGAGGAGGGCTAGAGCGATGGTCAGCTTGGCCAACAGGCAGGTGCCGGAGGTTGTGGCTATGTCGTGGGTGAAGTACAGCAGCAGCAAATGGGCGCGAAACTGA